A window from Pseudomonas kribbensis encodes these proteins:
- a CDS encoding ABC transporter substrate-binding protein: MRLAALPLLLAPLLLSPLAQAAALSVCTEASPEGFDVVQYNSLTTTNASADVLMNRLVDFDTATGKVVPSLADSWEVSTDGLTYIFKLHPQVKFHSTEYFKPTRELTAEDVKFSFDRMLDPANPWHKVAQSGFPHAQSMQLPSLIKKIDALDPLTVRFTLDHPDSTFLATLSMGFASIYSAEYADKLLKANATDKLNSQPIGTGPFVFTRFQKDASIRYKANPDYFRGKPAVDPLIFAITPDANVRLQKLRRNECQIALSPKPLDVQAAKEEPTLKVEKTDAFMTAFVGINSQHPPLDKPEVRQAINLAFDKANYLKAVFEDTAEPANGPYPPNTWSYAKNLPGYPHDVAKAKALLAKAGLKDGFQTTIWTRPSGSLLNPNPSLGAQLLQSDLAEIGIQAEIRVIEWGELIRRAKAGEHDLLFMGWAGDNGDPDNFLTPQFSCAAVKSGTNFARYCNADLDKLISAGKTTSEQGVRTKLYEQAQAQIQQQALWLPLAHPTAYALTRKDVQGYSVSPFGRQDYSRASLKP; encoded by the coding sequence ATGCGCCTCGCTGCCCTCCCCCTGTTGCTCGCCCCGTTATTGCTGAGCCCCCTGGCCCAGGCCGCCGCCCTGAGCGTTTGCACCGAGGCCAGCCCCGAAGGGTTCGACGTGGTGCAGTACAACTCGCTGACCACCACCAACGCCTCGGCCGATGTGCTGATGAACCGCCTGGTGGACTTCGATACGGCGACCGGCAAAGTGGTCCCGAGCCTGGCCGACAGCTGGGAAGTCAGCACCGACGGCCTGACTTATATATTCAAACTGCACCCGCAGGTGAAGTTCCACAGCACCGAGTACTTCAAGCCGACCCGTGAGCTGACCGCCGAAGACGTCAAGTTCAGCTTCGACCGCATGCTCGACCCGGCCAACCCGTGGCACAAGGTCGCCCAGAGCGGCTTTCCGCACGCTCAGTCGATGCAGCTGCCGAGCCTGATCAAGAAGATCGACGCCCTCGACCCGCTGACCGTGCGTTTCACCCTCGATCACCCGGACTCCACGTTCCTGGCGACCCTGAGCATGGGTTTCGCGTCGATCTATTCCGCCGAATACGCTGACAAGCTGCTGAAGGCCAACGCGACCGACAAGCTCAACAGCCAGCCAATCGGCACCGGACCGTTCGTGTTCACCCGGTTCCAGAAAGACGCCTCGATTCGCTACAAGGCCAACCCGGATTACTTCCGCGGCAAGCCTGCGGTCGATCCGTTGATCTTCGCCATCACCCCGGACGCCAACGTGCGCCTGCAAAAGCTGCGGCGTAACGAGTGTCAGATCGCCCTGTCGCCAAAACCATTGGACGTACAGGCCGCGAAAGAAGAACCGACGCTGAAAGTCGAAAAGACTGACGCGTTCATGACCGCATTCGTTGGCATCAACAGCCAGCATCCACCATTGGACAAGCCGGAAGTGCGCCAGGCGATCAACCTTGCCTTCGACAAGGCCAACTACCTCAAGGCCGTTTTCGAAGACACCGCCGAACCCGCCAACGGCCCGTACCCGCCAAATACCTGGAGCTACGCGAAGAATCTGCCGGGTTACCCGCACGACGTGGCAAAAGCCAAGGCTTTGCTGGCCAAGGCCGGGCTGAAGGACGGTTTCCAGACCACCATCTGGACGCGTCCGTCCGGCAGCCTGCTCAACCCGAACCCGAGCCTCGGCGCACAACTGCTGCAATCGGATCTGGCGGAAATCGGCATCCAGGCGGAAATCCGCGTGATCGAATGGGGCGAACTGATTCGTCGCGCCAAGGCTGGCGAGCATGACCTGCTGTTCATGGGCTGGGCCGGTGACAACGGCGACCCGGACAACTTCCTCACACCGCAGTTTTCCTGCGCGGCGGTGAAGTCCGGCACCAACTTCGCCCGCTACTGCAATGCCGATCTGGACAAGCTGATCAGCGCCGGCAAGACCACCAGCGAGCAGGGTGTGCGCACCAAGCTCTATGAACAGGCACAGGCGCAGATCCAGCAGCAGGCGCTTTGGCTGCCATTGGCGCATCCGACGGCTTATGCGCTGACGCGTAAAGACGTGCAGGGTTACTCGGTGAGCCCGTTCGGGCGGCAGGATTACTCCAGAGCCAGCCTCAAGCCATAA
- the radC gene encoding RadC family protein, translating to MSIRDWPAAERPREKLLEQGSGSLSDAELLAIFLRTGVSGKSAVDLARHLLSQFGSLRALLEADLGAFSEQLGLGPAKFAQLQAVLEMGRRHLAERMRQKTALENPQVVRDYLKAMLRHEPHEVFGCLFLDSKHQVLTFETLFRGSIDNTAVHPREVVKRSLANNAAAVILCHNHPSGNTDPSQADRLLTKRLQKALEFIDVRVLDHFIVGDGEPLSMAECGWM from the coding sequence ATGAGTATTCGCGATTGGCCGGCGGCGGAAAGGCCGCGGGAGAAACTGTTGGAACAGGGCTCGGGAAGTCTTTCCGATGCCGAATTGCTGGCGATTTTTCTACGCACCGGCGTATCCGGTAAAAGCGCGGTGGATCTGGCGCGACACTTGCTGAGTCAGTTCGGCAGCCTGCGTGCATTGCTGGAGGCCGATCTCGGCGCGTTCAGCGAGCAATTGGGCCTGGGGCCGGCGAAGTTTGCCCAGCTGCAGGCTGTGCTGGAGATGGGGCGGCGACATCTGGCCGAGCGCATGCGGCAGAAAACGGCGCTGGAGAATCCACAGGTGGTCCGTGATTACCTCAAAGCCATGTTGCGCCACGAGCCGCACGAGGTGTTCGGCTGCCTGTTTCTGGACTCCAAACATCAGGTGCTGACCTTTGAGACGCTGTTTCGCGGCTCGATCGACAACACGGCGGTGCATCCCCGGGAAGTGGTGAAGCGCTCGCTGGCCAATAACGCGGCGGCCGTGATCCTGTGCCATAACCATCCGTCGGGTAACACCGATCCCAGTCAGGCTGATCGATTATTGACCAAGCGATTGCAGAAGGCTTTGGAGTTCATCGATGTGCGGGTGCTCGATCACTTCATTGTCGGTGATGGCGAGCCGTTGTCGATGGCGGAGTGTGGCTGGATGTAG
- the coaBC gene encoding bifunctional phosphopantothenoylcysteine decarboxylase/phosphopantothenate--cysteine ligase CoaBC produces MQRLYRKRIVLGVGGGIAAYKSADLVRRLIDQGAEVRVVMTRGGSEFITPLTMQALSGHPVHLDLLDPAAEAAMGHIELAKWADLVLIAPATADLLARLAQGIANDLLTTLVLATDAIVAVAPAMNQAMWRDPATQANLQLLESRGLKTFGPASGSQACGDVGMGRMMEATDLAQLAADCFQRQALTGKHVVITAGPTQENIDPVRYITNHSSGKMGFALAEAAVEAGARVTLISGPVHLPTPDRVTRIDVVSARDMLAACEAAIPCDIFIASAAVADYRPEVVAPQKLKKDPTSGDGFVLQMVRNPDILATIATRPDRPFSVGFAAETEHLLDYAARKLKDKNLDLIVANDVANPSIGFNSEENACSVIDRGLHATVFAQTSKSKIARQLVTFIAERLNQV; encoded by the coding sequence ATGCAGCGGCTGTATCGGAAACGCATCGTTCTGGGCGTCGGCGGCGGTATCGCTGCCTACAAGAGCGCCGACCTTGTGCGCCGCCTGATCGATCAGGGCGCCGAAGTGCGCGTGGTCATGACCCGTGGCGGCAGCGAATTCATCACCCCGCTGACCATGCAGGCCCTGTCCGGCCACCCGGTTCACCTGGATCTGCTCGACCCGGCCGCCGAAGCCGCGATGGGCCACATCGAACTGGCCAAATGGGCCGATCTGGTGCTGATCGCCCCGGCCACCGCCGACCTGCTGGCCCGCCTGGCCCAAGGCATTGCCAACGATCTGCTGACCACCCTGGTGCTGGCCACCGACGCCATCGTCGCTGTCGCCCCGGCCATGAACCAGGCCATGTGGCGCGACCCGGCGACCCAGGCCAACCTGCAACTCCTTGAAAGCCGTGGCCTCAAGACCTTCGGCCCGGCCTCCGGCAGCCAGGCCTGCGGCGACGTCGGCATGGGCCGCATGATGGAAGCCACCGACCTTGCCCAGCTCGCGGCGGACTGCTTCCAGCGTCAGGCGCTGACCGGCAAGCACGTGGTGATCACCGCCGGTCCGACCCAGGAAAACATCGACCCGGTGCGCTACATCACCAACCACAGCTCCGGCAAAATGGGCTTTGCCCTGGCTGAAGCGGCGGTGGAAGCCGGCGCCCGCGTCACGCTGATCAGCGGCCCGGTGCATTTGCCGACGCCGGATCGCGTCACGCGTATCGATGTGGTCAGCGCCCGCGACATGCTCGCTGCCTGTGAAGCCGCGATCCCTTGCGACATCTTCATCGCCTCGGCAGCGGTCGCGGACTACCGTCCGGAAGTCGTCGCCCCGCAAAAATTGAAGAAAGACCCTACGAGCGGTGACGGCTTCGTCCTGCAAATGGTGCGTAACCCGGACATCCTGGCCACCATCGCGACCCGTCCCGACCGTCCGTTCAGTGTCGGCTTCGCCGCCGAGACCGAACACCTGCTCGACTACGCTGCACGCAAGCTGAAGGACAAGAATCTCGATCTGATCGTCGCCAACGACGTCGCCAACCCGAGCATCGGTTTCAACAGCGAAGAAAACGCCTGCAGCGTCATCGACCGTGGGCTGCACGCCACGGTTTTCGCCCAGACCAGCAAGAGCAAGATTGCTCGCCAACTGGTCACTTTTATCGCCGAACGTCTGAACCAGGTTTAA
- the dut gene encoding dUTP diphosphatase, translated as MHALQAKILDPRIGTEFPLPQYATPGSAALDLRAMLQQDVTLEPGQTLLIPTGLAICIGDPGLAALILPRSGLGHKHGIVLGNSVGLIDSDYQGELMVSCWNRGTTPFTLEVGSRIAQLVLVPVMQAHFEMVEEFVETERGAGGFGHSGTK; from the coding sequence ATGCACGCTTTGCAAGCCAAGATCCTCGACCCACGCATCGGTACCGAATTTCCGCTGCCGCAATACGCCACACCGGGCTCCGCCGCCCTGGACCTGCGAGCAATGCTCCAGCAGGACGTAACCCTGGAGCCGGGTCAAACTCTGCTGATCCCGACTGGTCTGGCGATCTGCATCGGCGATCCTGGCCTGGCGGCGCTGATCCTGCCTCGCTCAGGACTGGGTCACAAACACGGTATCGTACTCGGCAACAGCGTCGGCCTGATCGACTCCGACTACCAGGGCGAGCTGATGGTTTCCTGCTGGAACCGTGGCACAACGCCTTTCACCCTGGAGGTGGGTTCACGCATCGCTCAGTTGGTGCTTGTTCCCGTAATGCAGGCGCACTTCGAAATGGTTGAAGAGTTCGTCGAAACCGAGCGCGGCGCTGGCGGTTTCGGCCACTCCGGCACCAAGTAA
- the argB gene encoding acetylglutamate kinase, giving the protein MTLEREAAAQTAKVLSEALPYIRRYVGKTLVIKYGGNAMESEELKTGFARDIVLMKAVGINPVVVHGGGPQIGDLLKRLSIESHFVDGMRVTDAATMDVVEMVLGGQVNKSIVNLINRHGGSAIGLTGKDAGLIRAKKLTVTRQTPEMTQPEIIDIGQVGEVVGINTELLNLLVKGNFIPVIAPIGVGENGESYNINADLVAGKVAEALKAEKLMLLTNIAGLMDKSGKVLTGLSTQQVDDLIADGTIYGGMLPKIRCALEAVQGGVGSSLIIDGRVPNAILLEIFTDTGVGTLISNRKRP; this is encoded by the coding sequence ATGACCCTCGAACGCGAAGCCGCCGCCCAAACCGCCAAGGTCCTGTCCGAAGCGTTGCCTTACATCCGACGTTATGTCGGCAAGACCCTGGTGATCAAATACGGCGGCAACGCGATGGAAAGCGAGGAGCTGAAAACCGGCTTCGCCCGCGACATCGTCTTGATGAAAGCCGTCGGCATCAACCCGGTCGTGGTTCACGGTGGCGGCCCGCAGATCGGTGATCTGCTCAAGCGTCTGTCGATCGAGAGCCACTTCGTCGACGGCATGCGTGTAACCGACGCGGCGACCATGGACGTGGTGGAAATGGTCCTCGGCGGCCAGGTCAACAAAAGCATCGTCAACCTGATCAACCGTCACGGCGGCAGCGCCATCGGCCTGACCGGCAAAGACGCCGGGCTGATACGTGCGAAGAAACTCACCGTCACCCGCCAGACCCCGGAGATGACCCAGCCGGAAATCATCGACATCGGTCAGGTGGGCGAAGTAGTCGGGATCAACACCGAACTGCTGAACCTGCTGGTCAAAGGCAACTTCATCCCGGTGATCGCGCCGATTGGTGTGGGTGAAAACGGCGAGTCGTACAACATCAATGCCGATCTGGTGGCCGGCAAGGTTGCCGAAGCGCTGAAAGCCGAGAAACTGATGCTGCTGACCAACATCGCCGGCCTGATGGATAAGTCGGGCAAGGTACTGACCGGCCTGAGCACCCAGCAGGTCGACGACCTGATCGCCGACGGCACCATCTATGGCGGCATGCTGCCGAAGATCCGCTGCGCACTGGAAGCGGTTCAGGGTGGCGTGGGCAGCTCGCTGATCATCGACGGTCGTGTACCGAACGCGATCCTGCTGGAAATCTTCACCGACACCGGTGTGGGCACGCTGATCAGCAATCGCAAGCGCCCGTAA
- the pyrE gene encoding orotate phosphoribosyltransferase, which translates to MQAYQRDFIRFAIDRGVLRFGEFTLKSGRTSPYFFNAGLFNSGSALAQLGRFYAAAIAESGIPFDVLFGPAYKGIPLAATTAVALAEHHNRDLPWCFNRKEAKAHGEGGSLVGAPLTGDVLIIDDVITAGTAIREVMQIIASQDGAKAAGVLIALNRQERGNGELSAIQEVERDFGIPVISIVSLNQVLEFLADDPQLKQHLPAVEAYRAQFGV; encoded by the coding sequence ATGCAAGCGTATCAGCGCGATTTCATTCGTTTTGCCATCGATCGCGGCGTTTTGCGCTTCGGTGAGTTCACCCTGAAGTCCGGACGCACCAGTCCTTACTTCTTCAACGCCGGCCTGTTCAACTCGGGTTCGGCCCTGGCGCAGCTCGGTCGTTTCTATGCCGCAGCCATCGCTGAGAGCGGTATTCCGTTCGACGTGCTGTTCGGCCCGGCCTACAAAGGCATCCCGCTGGCGGCAACCACTGCCGTGGCGCTGGCTGAACACCACAACCGTGACCTGCCATGGTGCTTCAACCGCAAGGAAGCCAAGGCCCACGGCGAGGGCGGCAGCCTGGTCGGCGCTCCGCTGACCGGCGACGTGCTGATCATCGACGACGTGATCACCGCCGGCACCGCGATCCGTGAAGTGATGCAGATCATCGCTTCCCAGGACGGCGCCAAGGCCGCTGGCGTGCTGATCGCCCTGAACCGTCAGGAGCGCGGCAACGGCGAGCTGTCGGCGATTCAGGAAGTCGAGCGTGATTTCGGCATTCCGGTCATCAGCATCGTGTCGCTGAACCAGGTACTGGAATTCCTGGCAGACGATCCGCAGCTCAAGCAGCACCTGCCAGCCGTTGAAGCCTATCGCGCCCAGTTCGGCGTCTGA
- a CDS encoding exodeoxyribonuclease III, with the protein MRIISVNVNGIQAAVERGLLSWLQAQNADVICLQDTRASAFELDDPAFQLDGYFLYACDAEVPAQGGVALYSRLQPKAVISGLGFETADRYGRYLQADFDKVSIATLLLPSGMNGDEDLNQKFKLMDDFGKYLDKQRRKRREYIYCGSLYVAQQKLDIKNWRDSQQSPGFLAPERAWMDEIVGNMGYVDALREVSREGDQYSWWPDNEQAEMLNLGWRFDYQILTPGLRRFVRSARLPRQPRFSQHAPLIVDYDWTLTI; encoded by the coding sequence ATGCGGATCATCAGTGTGAACGTCAATGGTATTCAGGCTGCAGTCGAGCGCGGTTTGCTCAGTTGGCTGCAGGCTCAGAATGCCGACGTCATCTGCCTGCAGGACACCCGTGCCTCCGCCTTTGAACTGGATGACCCAGCCTTCCAACTGGACGGCTACTTCCTTTATGCCTGCGATGCTGAAGTCCCTGCCCAAGGCGGCGTGGCTTTGTATTCGCGGTTGCAACCGAAGGCTGTCATCAGCGGTCTCGGTTTCGAGACGGCCGACCGCTACGGGCGCTACCTGCAAGCAGATTTCGACAAAGTCAGTATTGCCACCTTGCTGCTTCCTTCGGGGATGAACGGCGATGAGGACTTGAACCAGAAGTTCAAGCTCATGGACGACTTCGGCAAGTACCTGGACAAACAGCGGCGCAAACGTCGCGAGTACATTTATTGTGGCTCGCTGTACGTCGCGCAGCAGAAGCTCGACATCAAGAACTGGCGCGACAGCCAGCAATCCCCGGGCTTCCTGGCGCCGGAACGCGCCTGGATGGACGAGATTGTCGGCAACATGGGCTACGTAGACGCCCTGCGCGAAGTCAGCCGCGAAGGCGACCAGTACAGCTGGTGGCCGGACAACGAACAGGCCGAGATGCTGAATCTGGGCTGGCGCTTCGATTACCAGATCCTGACTCCGGGCCTGCGGCGCTTCGTGCGCAGCGCACGCCTGCCGCGTCAGCCACGGTTCTCGCAGCATGCACCGCTGATCGTCGACTACGACTGGACGCTGACCATCTAA
- the gltS gene encoding sodium/glutamate symporter: protein MIQLDFYGTLVAASLVLLLGRGLVTRVGVLRNFNIPEPVAGGLLVALGLLVLRALDIEVRFDTSLQAPLMLAFFATIGLSADFASLKKGGRVVGVFLLAVTGLLILQNAMGIGLATVLGLDPLMGLLTGSITLAGGHGTGAAWGTVFSEKYGLASASELAIASATFGLVLGGLIGGPVARLLIKRVEVPGCHAQEAPRLPKGFEQPNKERSITPFSFIETLALIAVSLLVGTLLNGLLHGTAFELPTFVCVLFVGVVLRNGLSAFGLYQVFEREVSVLGNVSLSLFLAIALMSLKLWDLAALALPIFIILAVQTLVMALFAVFVTFRVMGRNYDAAVLAAGHCGFGLGATPTAIANMQAVTQRYGPSQIAFLVVPMVGAFFIDIINVIVIKLYLALPFFAAV, encoded by the coding sequence ATGATTCAGCTCGATTTTTACGGCACGCTCGTGGCCGCTTCCCTTGTACTTCTGCTGGGGCGTGGTCTTGTTACCCGTGTTGGTGTACTGCGCAATTTCAATATTCCCGAACCTGTCGCGGGTGGCCTGTTGGTTGCCCTGGGGCTTCTGGTATTGCGTGCGCTCGACATAGAAGTCCGGTTCGATACCTCGTTGCAGGCGCCGCTGATGCTGGCGTTTTTTGCCACTATCGGTCTGAGTGCAGACTTCGCCAGCCTGAAGAAGGGCGGTCGCGTAGTGGGGGTGTTTTTACTGGCGGTCACCGGCCTCCTGATCCTGCAGAACGCCATGGGCATCGGACTCGCCACAGTGCTGGGGCTCGACCCGCTGATGGGGCTGTTGACGGGCTCCATCACGCTGGCCGGTGGTCATGGAACCGGCGCCGCCTGGGGAACGGTATTCAGCGAGAAATACGGTCTGGCTTCAGCCTCCGAGCTGGCGATCGCCTCGGCGACATTCGGTCTGGTGCTGGGTGGGCTGATCGGTGGTCCGGTTGCCCGCCTGCTGATCAAGCGTGTCGAGGTGCCGGGTTGCCACGCGCAGGAGGCGCCGCGTCTGCCAAAGGGTTTTGAGCAGCCGAACAAGGAGCGCTCGATCACACCATTCTCGTTCATCGAAACCCTGGCACTGATCGCGGTCAGTCTGCTGGTCGGCACTCTGTTGAACGGGCTGCTGCATGGCACGGCATTCGAGTTGCCGACATTCGTCTGTGTCTTGTTCGTGGGTGTCGTGCTGCGCAACGGCCTCTCGGCGTTTGGTCTGTATCAGGTCTTCGAGCGGGAAGTCTCGGTGCTGGGCAACGTCAGCCTGTCGCTGTTTCTGGCGATTGCGCTGATGTCGCTCAAGCTGTGGGACCTGGCAGCGCTGGCGTTGCCGATCTTCATCATTCTGGCGGTACAGACACTGGTCATGGCGCTGTTCGCGGTGTTCGTGACGTTCAGGGTGATGGGGCGCAACTACGATGCGGCAGTACTGGCGGCCGGACATTGCGGTTTCGGCCTCGGTGCCACGCCGACCGCCATCGCCAACATGCAAGCGGTGACGCAGCGTTACGGGCCTTCGCAGATCGCGTTTCTGGTCGTACCGATGGTGGGCGCATTCTTCATCGATATCATCAATGTCATCGTTATCAAGCTGTACCTGGCGCTGCCGTTCTTCGCTGCTGTCTAA
- a CDS encoding DUF4870 domain-containing protein has product MSDEQELLPKPSHEVRQWAMFCHLSALLGIWVPFGTLIGPLILWQMKRETDPFIDAQGKEALNFQITVAIASMICFLLMVLIIGFVLFGLLAIGALVLTIIGGVKANEGFPYRYPFTWRLIK; this is encoded by the coding sequence ATGAGTGATGAGCAAGAGTTGCTGCCCAAGCCGAGCCACGAGGTTCGCCAGTGGGCAATGTTTTGTCACTTGTCCGCCTTGCTGGGGATCTGGGTTCCGTTCGGCACGCTGATCGGGCCATTGATCCTGTGGCAGATGAAGCGCGAGACGGATCCGTTTATCGATGCCCAGGGCAAGGAAGCGCTGAATTTTCAGATCACCGTGGCAATTGCTTCGATGATCTGCTTTTTGCTGATGGTGCTGATCATCGGGTTTGTGTTGTTCGGCCTGCTTGCCATCGGCGCACTGGTGTTGACGATCATTGGTGGCGTAAAGGCCAATGAAGGTTTTCCGTACCGTTATCCGTTTACCTGGCGCTTGATCAAATAG
- the rph gene encoding ribonuclease PH: MKRPSGRAADQLRSIRITRNYTKHAEGSVLVEFGDTKVICTVSVENGVPRFLKGQGQGWLTAEYGMLPRATGERNQREASRGKQGGRTLEIQRLIGRSLRAALDMSKLGDVTLYVDCDVIQADGGTRTASITGAMVALVDALKVIKKRGGLKGGDPLKQMIGAVSVGMYQGEPVLDLDYLEDSAAETDLNVVMTSTGGFIEVQGTAEGAPFQPEELTAMLELAKKGMNEIFELQTAALAD, translated from the coding sequence ATGAAACGTCCAAGTGGTCGCGCTGCCGATCAGCTCCGCTCGATCCGCATTACCCGCAACTACACCAAGCACGCCGAAGGGTCGGTACTGGTCGAATTCGGTGATACCAAAGTCATCTGTACCGTCAGCGTCGAAAACGGCGTGCCGCGTTTCCTCAAAGGTCAGGGCCAGGGCTGGCTGACCGCCGAGTACGGCATGCTGCCGCGCGCCACCGGCGAGCGTAACCAGCGTGAAGCGAGCCGTGGCAAGCAGGGCGGCCGCACCCTGGAAATCCAGCGCCTGATCGGTCGCTCCCTGCGCGCTGCGCTGGATATGTCCAAGCTGGGCGACGTCACCCTGTACGTCGACTGCGATGTGATCCAGGCCGACGGCGGCACCCGCACCGCGTCGATCACCGGCGCCATGGTTGCGCTGGTCGATGCCCTGAAAGTCATCAAGAAGCGCGGCGGCCTGAAAGGCGGCGACCCGCTCAAGCAAATGATCGGTGCTGTTTCCGTGGGCATGTACCAGGGCGAGCCGGTGCTGGATCTGGACTATCTTGAAGACTCCGCTGCCGAGACCGACCTGAACGTGGTGATGACCAGCACTGGCGGTTTCATCGAAGTGCAGGGCACCGCCGAAGGCGCGCCGTTCCAGCCTGAAGAGCTGACCGCGATGCTGGAACTGGCCAAGAAAGGCATGAACGAGATCTTCGAACTGCAAACGGCTGCACTGGCCGACTGA
- a CDS encoding YicC/YloC family endoribonuclease, producing MVHSMTAFARVEKAGVQGTLSWELRSVNSRYLEPHLRLPESFRDLEGAVREALRQGLSRGKLECTLRFTEESTGKPLQVDRERAAQLVAAAETVAGLIKNPAALNPLEVLAWPGVLVADATDPQALNAEALALFNQGLKDLKAGREREGAELARLINDRLTSIEEDVVTLRELVPQMLATQRQKVLDRFADMKAEMDPQRLEQEMVMLAQKSDVAEELDRLSTHIIEVRRVLKSGGAAGRRLDFLMQELNREANTLGSKAFDPRSTQAAVNLKVLIEQMREQVQNIE from the coding sequence ATGGTGCACAGCATGACCGCCTTCGCCCGCGTCGAGAAAGCCGGCGTTCAGGGCACCCTGAGCTGGGAGCTGCGCTCGGTCAACAGCCGCTACCTGGAACCCCACCTGCGCCTGCCGGAATCGTTTCGCGACCTCGAAGGCGCCGTCCGCGAAGCCCTGCGCCAGGGCCTGTCGCGCGGCAAACTGGAATGCACCCTGCGCTTCACCGAGGAAAGCACCGGCAAGCCACTGCAAGTGGACCGCGAGCGCGCTGCACAACTGGTCGCCGCTGCCGAGACCGTCGCCGGCCTGATCAAGAACCCGGCGGCGCTGAACCCGCTGGAAGTGCTGGCCTGGCCGGGCGTACTGGTCGCCGACGCCACCGACCCGCAAGCGTTGAACGCTGAGGCGCTGGCACTGTTCAATCAAGGCCTGAAAGACCTCAAGGCCGGCCGCGAGCGCGAAGGCGCGGAGCTGGCACGCCTGATCAACGATCGCCTGACCTCCATCGAGGAAGACGTAGTGACCCTGCGCGAACTGGTTCCGCAGATGCTCGCCACCCAGCGCCAGAAAGTCCTCGACCGCTTCGCCGACATGAAGGCCGAGATGGACCCGCAGCGCCTGGAACAGGAAATGGTCATGCTCGCGCAAAAGAGCGACGTGGCTGAAGAACTGGATCGCCTGAGCACTCACATCATCGAAGTTCGCCGGGTGCTGAAATCCGGCGGTGCCGCCGGCCGGCGCCTGGATTTCCTGATGCAGGAGCTCAACCGCGAAGCCAACACACTGGGCTCCAAGGCCTTCGACCCGCGCAGCACCCAGGCGGCGGTCAACCTGAAGGTGTTGATCGAGCAGATGCGCGAACAAGTGCAGAATATTGAGTAA